A region from the Geobacillus vulcani PSS1 genome encodes:
- a CDS encoding sporulation YhaL family protein, with protein MLSLPWWVYLVVAGIIFSGYMTVKTAAREREIDEAFIEKEGEVYMERIRQERERRKQAKSLQ; from the coding sequence ATGCTCAGTTTGCCTTGGTGGGTGTATTTGGTCGTTGCCGGCATTATTTTCAGCGGCTATATGACCGTAAAAACGGCGGCGCGCGAGCGGGAAATTGACGAGGCGTTCATTGAAAAAGAAGGCGAAGTTTACATGGAACGCATCCGCCAGGAACGGGAACGGCGGAAACAGGCCAAGTCCTTGCAATAG
- the yhaM gene encoding 3'-5' exoribonuclease YhaM, protein MAKGIIHYEVGEQVDLFLLIKSATKGIASNGKPFLTLILQDKSGDIEAKLWDVSPDDEQRYVPECIVKVAGDIHNYRGKLQLRIRSIRPAHSGDAVRVDDFLETAPISREEMKAKVMEYIFAMENPNIQRITRHLLKKYEKEFFEYPAATKNHHEFISGLAYHVVSMLELAKALVRLYPSLNKDLLYAGVILHDLGKVIELSGPVSAAYTLEGNLLGHISIMVSEISKAAEQLGIQGEEVVILQHLVLAHHGKAEWGSPKPPLVKEAEVLHYIDNLDAKITMIDRALEKVKPGEFTERVFALDNRSFYKPAFLSVSKPKNAGSKE, encoded by the coding sequence GTGGCAAAAGGGATCATTCACTATGAAGTCGGGGAACAAGTTGACTTGTTTCTTCTCATTAAATCGGCGACGAAAGGCATTGCCAGCAACGGCAAGCCGTTTTTAACTTTGATTTTGCAAGATAAAAGCGGCGACATTGAAGCAAAGTTATGGGACGTCTCTCCGGACGATGAGCAGCGCTATGTGCCGGAGTGCATTGTCAAAGTGGCAGGGGATATTCATAACTACCGGGGAAAACTGCAGCTGCGCATCCGTTCGATCCGTCCCGCTCATTCAGGCGATGCTGTGCGCGTCGATGACTTTTTGGAGACGGCTCCGATTAGCCGTGAGGAAATGAAGGCGAAAGTGATGGAATACATATTTGCCATGGAAAATCCAAACATTCAGCGCATTACCCGTCATTTGTTAAAAAAATATGAAAAGGAGTTTTTTGAGTACCCAGCGGCGACGAAAAACCATCATGAATTCATCTCCGGACTAGCGTACCATGTTGTGTCGATGCTTGAACTCGCCAAGGCGCTCGTTCGCCTGTATCCTTCGCTCAATAAAGATTTGCTTTATGCCGGCGTCATTTTGCATGACCTTGGCAAAGTAATCGAGTTGTCCGGCCCGGTATCGGCGGCGTATACGCTTGAAGGAAATTTGCTCGGACACATTTCGATCATGGTGAGCGAGATCAGCAAGGCAGCGGAGCAGCTCGGCATCCAAGGTGAAGAAGTCGTCATTTTGCAGCATCTTGTGCTCGCGCATCACGGCAAGGCGGAGTGGGGCAGCCCGAAGCCGCCGCTCGTCAAAGAAGCTGAGGTGCTTCATTACATTGACAATTTGGATGCGAAAATTACGATGATCGACCGCGCGCTCGAGAAGGTGAAGCCGGGCGAGTTTACGGAACGCGTTTTTGCCCTTGACAACCGCTCGTTTTACAAACCAGCGTTTTTGTCTGTTTCAAAGCCAAAAAACGCGGGTAGTAAAGAGTAG